The Desulfohalovibrio reitneri genome contains a region encoding:
- the ndk gene encoding nucleoside-diphosphate kinase: MERTLSIIKPDATARNLEGEILSMIQAEGLRVVAMKRLYLTTEQAGGFYEVHKERPFYGELCAFMSSGPIVVSVLEGEDAIARYRKLMGATNPEQAEEGTVRKKYAQDIERNSVHGSDAPETAAFEIGYFFSQLELVG, encoded by the coding sequence ATGGAACGCACCCTCTCCATCATCAAGCCCGACGCCACCGCCCGGAACCTGGAAGGCGAAATCCTGTCCATGATTCAGGCTGAAGGACTGCGCGTCGTGGCCATGAAGCGGCTCTACCTGACCACCGAGCAGGCGGGCGGCTTCTACGAGGTGCACAAGGAGCGCCCCTTCTACGGCGAGCTTTGCGCCTTCATGTCCTCCGGCCCCATCGTGGTTTCCGTACTGGAGGGCGAGGACGCCATCGCCCGCTACCGCAAGCTCATGGGGGCCACCAACCCCGAGCAGGCGGAGGAAGGCACCGTGCGCAAGAAGTACGCCCAGGACATCGAGAGGAACTCGGTGCACGGCTCCGACGCGCCGGAAACCGCCGCCTTCGAGATCGGCTACTTCTTCAGCCAGCTCGAACTCGTGGGGTAG
- a CDS encoding ABC transporter ATP-binding protein — MLKLSGVTKYFHKGSVNEVLALGGIDLDVESGDFMTLIGSNGAGKSTLLSAISGGFPLDFGSIELAGDDVTDWPEHRRAQHIGRVFQDPLLGTCGSMTIEQNMALALRRGKRRGLALGVKDEDRELFKRQLSMIGLGLEDRLGDRVGLLSGGQRQSLTMLMATMVEPDLLLLDEHTAALDPKTAQMILDLTGSIVRERKLTTLMVTHNMNHALQMGNRLVMLHRGEIILDIRGEEKQNLGVDDLLARFYTIKGEAFSSDKMLLA, encoded by the coding sequence ATGCTCAAGCTGAGCGGCGTGACCAAATACTTCCACAAGGGCAGCGTCAACGAGGTGCTGGCCCTGGGCGGCATCGACCTGGACGTGGAGTCCGGGGACTTCATGACCCTCATCGGCTCCAACGGCGCGGGCAAATCCACCCTGCTGTCCGCCATCTCCGGCGGATTCCCCTTGGACTTCGGCTCAATCGAGCTGGCCGGGGACGACGTCACCGATTGGCCGGAGCACAGGCGGGCCCAGCACATCGGCCGCGTCTTCCAGGATCCCCTCCTGGGCACCTGCGGCTCCATGACCATCGAGCAGAACATGGCCCTGGCGCTTCGTCGCGGCAAGCGGCGCGGACTGGCCCTGGGGGTCAAGGACGAGGACCGCGAGCTGTTCAAACGGCAACTGTCCATGATCGGCCTGGGCCTGGAGGACCGCCTGGGCGACCGGGTCGGTCTGCTCTCCGGCGGGCAGCGGCAGTCGCTGACCATGCTCATGGCCACCATGGTGGAGCCCGACCTGCTGCTGCTGGACGAGCACACAGCCGCCCTGGACCCCAAGACCGCGCAGATGATTCTGGATTTGACCGGCTCCATCGTGCGCGAACGCAAGCTGACCACCCTGATGGTCACGCACAACATGAACCACGCCCTGCAGATGGGCAACAGGTTGGTCATGCTCCACCGGGGCGAGATCATTCTGGACATCCGCGGGGAAGAGAAGCAAAACCTCGGCGTGGACGACCTGCTGGCCCGCTTCTACACCATCAAGGGCGAGGCCTTTTCTTCCGACAAAATGCTGCTGGCCTAA
- a CDS encoding ABC transporter permease encodes MSWYAFFGSLEQGFVYGLMALGVYLTFRVLDFPDLTVDGSLPLGAAVSSVAITSGIDPYFSLVFAAGAGFMAGMVTGILNTKLKILHLLSSILTMIALYSINIRIMGRPNMTLLGKPTVLEPLISMGLPPYLASLVLFAVVALAVVLLLIWFLHTELGQTMLATGDNKQMITAQGVNTDFIIIGSVGLSNALVALSGALIAQNQGAADVNMGVGTIIAGLASVIIGETILGCHTVVRAVAAAVVGSVLYRMAIALALDLRIGDFSFQPSDLKLITAVLVVLALTAPQIKQRVKAKCSS; translated from the coding sequence ATGAGCTGGTACGCGTTTTTCGGCTCCCTGGAACAGGGCTTCGTCTACGGCCTCATGGCGCTGGGGGTCTATCTGACCTTCCGCGTCTTGGACTTCCCCGACCTCACCGTGGACGGCTCCCTGCCGCTGGGCGCGGCCGTCTCCTCGGTGGCCATCACTTCGGGCATCGACCCCTACTTCTCTCTTGTTTTCGCCGCGGGCGCGGGATTCATGGCGGGCATGGTCACGGGCATCCTCAACACCAAGCTGAAAATCCTGCACCTGCTGTCCTCCATCCTGACCATGATCGCCCTCTACTCCATCAACATCCGCATCATGGGCCGCCCCAACATGACCCTGCTGGGCAAGCCCACGGTGCTGGAACCGCTGATCTCCATGGGGCTCCCGCCTTATCTGGCCTCGCTGGTCCTGTTCGCCGTCGTCGCCTTGGCGGTGGTGCTCCTGCTCATCTGGTTTTTACACACCGAGCTTGGGCAGACCATGCTGGCCACGGGCGACAACAAGCAGATGATCACCGCCCAGGGCGTCAACACGGATTTCATCATCATCGGCTCGGTGGGGCTGTCCAACGCCCTGGTGGCGCTCTCTGGAGCGCTCATCGCCCAGAACCAGGGGGCCGCAGACGTGAACATGGGCGTGGGCACCATCATCGCCGGCCTGGCCTCGGTCATCATCGGCGAGACCATCCTGGGCTGCCACACCGTGGTGCGGGCGGTGGCCGCTGCCGTGGTGGGCTCGGTGCTCTACCGCATGGCCATCGCCCTGGCCCTGGACCTACGCATAGGAGACTTCTCCTTCCAGCCCTCCGACCTCAAGCTCATCACCGCGGTGCTGGTGGTGCTGGCCCTGACCGCCCCTCAGATCAAACAGCGGGTGAAGGCGAAATGCTCAAGCTGA
- a CDS encoding ABC transporter substrate-binding protein has translation MKRILTACLTLAALISPAAAVQAADYLISSTQVVEHPALDAVRNGFQDYLKENGVEAEYKVYTAQGSMDMAIQIASQIRDDDPDLILAIATPTAQAVAQKLHNKPILISAVTDPVAAGLVDNMEKPGGNISGMTDKSPVDRQMALIKEIVPGVETIGVLYNAGEANSVVSYNMIEEECAKLGIEVEPRTVSTSAEVYSAAKSLVGRVDAITIPTDNTVISALESAVKICEEADIPLFAADTDSVERGVVASIAIDYYRMGRQTGEMARRILVEGADPGQMPVETLKDLKLYVNTSAAAKMGVDLPGDVIDRADTVIE, from the coding sequence ATGAAACGGATTCTCACCGCCTGCCTGACTCTGGCGGCGCTCATTTCCCCCGCAGCGGCCGTCCAAGCCGCCGACTACCTGATTTCCTCCACTCAGGTCGTGGAGCACCCCGCCCTGGACGCCGTGCGCAACGGTTTCCAGGACTACCTGAAAGAGAACGGCGTCGAGGCCGAGTACAAGGTCTACACCGCCCAGGGCAGCATGGACATGGCCATCCAGATCGCCAGCCAGATCCGCGACGACGACCCCGACCTGATCCTGGCCATCGCCACGCCCACCGCCCAGGCCGTGGCTCAGAAGCTCCACAACAAGCCGATTCTCATCAGCGCCGTGACCGACCCCGTGGCCGCGGGCCTGGTGGACAACATGGAAAAACCGGGCGGCAACATTTCCGGCATGACGGACAAAAGCCCCGTGGACCGGCAGATGGCGCTGATCAAGGAAATAGTGCCCGGCGTGGAGACCATCGGCGTGCTCTACAACGCGGGCGAGGCCAACTCCGTGGTCTCCTACAACATGATCGAGGAAGAATGCGCCAAGCTGGGCATCGAGGTCGAGCCGCGCACCGTTTCCACCTCGGCCGAAGTCTACTCCGCGGCCAAGAGCTTGGTTGGCCGGGTGGACGCCATCACCATCCCCACGGACAACACCGTCATCTCCGCCTTGGAGTCGGCCGTGAAGATTTGCGAAGAGGCGGACATCCCCCTCTTCGCGGCTGACACCGATTCTGTGGAACGCGGCGTGGTGGCCTCCATCGCCATCGACTACTACCGCATGGGCCGCCAGACCGGCGAGATGGCCCGGCGCATCCTGGTGGAGGGGGCAGACCCCGGCCAAATGCCGGTGGAAACCCTCAAGGATCTCAAGCTGTACGTGAACACATCGGCCGCCGCCAAGATGGGCGTCGACCTTCCGGGCGACGTCATCGACCGGGCCGACACCGTCATCGAGTAA
- a CDS encoding divergent polysaccharide deacetylase family protein, translated as MDERQPPEGPGHFPLSRRTGLLLLGAVILFALIGYAAMALLPSGEGPEPPATPQPEQAYEEPPPEDGPGLDELVKRVDFALLSAFADMGLNSRDYALETVEGGGRGEPMTQRIAVHAPGSPEELADRVAKHLDLWAPKAVLNTTPDGLRVSLKGLDTHIIRLGPPLPPPVEPPPDGALLAVVIDDLGEDLSFAESLAELPFPVSIAVWPQATHTRGIAATAREKGLDLLLHQPMEPRGWPKVRPGPGALMLSMNATEARRVLKENLDGLPGVVGLNNHMGSRYTSDRAAMDLVATTCAERGLIFLDSRTVGGSKGKEAAVAAGLAPLERDVFLDNVPQAPAILHQLRKAERLARKRGQAVAIGHPHPETLEALRQWWDLRDPAVTPVGIASMAERLRRTTAKKTTSHGSDGEG; from the coding sequence ATGGACGAACGCCAGCCCCCGGAAGGGCCGGGGCACTTCCCCCTGAGCAGGCGCACCGGGCTGCTCCTGCTCGGGGCGGTGATCCTCTTTGCCCTGATTGGCTATGCGGCCATGGCCCTGCTGCCTTCCGGCGAGGGCCCCGAACCGCCCGCCACCCCGCAGCCGGAACAAGCCTACGAGGAGCCCCCCCCGGAGGATGGCCCGGGATTGGACGAACTGGTCAAGAGGGTCGATTTCGCCCTGCTCTCGGCTTTCGCCGACATGGGGTTGAATAGCCGCGACTACGCCCTGGAAACCGTGGAAGGTGGCGGTCGTGGCGAGCCCATGACCCAGCGCATCGCCGTGCACGCTCCCGGGTCGCCCGAAGAATTGGCCGACAGGGTGGCCAAGCACCTCGACCTGTGGGCCCCGAAGGCCGTCCTGAACACCACTCCGGACGGACTGCGCGTCAGCCTCAAGGGCCTCGACACGCATATCATCCGGCTGGGCCCGCCCCTGCCGCCGCCGGTGGAGCCTCCGCCCGACGGCGCCCTCCTGGCCGTGGTCATCGACGACCTGGGCGAAGACCTTTCCTTCGCCGAGTCATTGGCCGAACTGCCCTTCCCGGTAAGCATCGCTGTCTGGCCCCAGGCCACCCACACGCGAGGCATCGCGGCGACAGCCCGCGAAAAGGGGCTCGATCTGCTCCTGCATCAGCCAATGGAGCCAAGGGGCTGGCCCAAGGTGCGCCCAGGGCCCGGCGCGCTCATGCTGTCCATGAATGCCACCGAGGCCAGGCGCGTACTGAAGGAGAATCTTGACGGCCTGCCCGGCGTGGTTGGGTTGAATAACCACATGGGGTCCCGATACACCTCCGACCGCGCCGCCATGGACCTGGTGGCCACGACTTGCGCCGAACGCGGCCTCATCTTTCTGGACTCCCGCACCGTGGGCGGCAGCAAGGGCAAGGAAGCGGCCGTGGCGGCGGGGCTCGCCCCTCTGGAGCGCGACGTTTTTCTGGACAACGTTCCCCAGGCCCCGGCCATACTGCACCAACTCCGCAAGGCGGAACGCCTGGCTCGTAAACGTGGGCAGGCCGTGGCCATAGGCCACCCCCACCCCGAGACCCTGGAGGCACTGCGGCAATGGTGGGATCTGCGCGATCCGGCGGTAACTCCGGTGGGTATCGCCTCCATGGCAGAACGCCTGCGCCGGACGACCGCGAAAAAAACGACTTCCCACGGTTCGGACGGGGAAGGCTGA
- a CDS encoding S41 family peptidase, giving the protein MRITRLVVILSTIFIFTAVGGTLCAQEQGKTNDYDALKRFSQVINLVEDYYVRDISRTELIDDSIKGMLQQLDPHSTFMDREEYKDMQVSTSGEFSGIGIEITMEDGRLTVVSPIEDTPAFEAGLRSGDVILEIEGESTQDITLMEAVKKIRGKKGSEIQLTILHEDSRTPQKVTIVRDTIPIISVKSEILDPGVAYLRLTRFNENTTEELKKAIDDVSGRESGLEGIVLDLRNNPGGLLSQSVNVSDLFLQEGLVTYIQGKDPKNRKEYSATKDSGDIKAPVVVLINAGSASASEIVAGALQDHKRALILGERSFGKGSVQTVIPLPDGSGIKLTTALYYTPSGRSIQAEGIEPDIVVPFEKRDEDQESKDNGFVVREEGLSRHLENGEAEKDESFERSERAMELLAKDNQLRLALQMVKKLPTIKQIH; this is encoded by the coding sequence ATGCGCATCACCCGGCTCGTGGTCATCCTGTCCACTATCTTCATCTTCACCGCCGTGGGCGGGACGCTGTGCGCCCAGGAACAGGGCAAGACCAACGACTACGACGCGCTGAAGCGGTTCAGCCAGGTCATCAACCTGGTGGAGGACTACTACGTTCGCGACATTTCCCGCACCGAGCTCATCGACGACTCCATCAAGGGCATGCTGCAGCAGCTCGACCCCCACTCCACCTTCATGGACCGCGAGGAATACAAGGACATGCAGGTCTCCACCTCCGGGGAGTTCTCGGGCATCGGCATCGAGATCACCATGGAGGATGGGCGGCTGACCGTGGTCTCGCCCATCGAGGACACTCCGGCCTTCGAGGCGGGGCTGCGCTCCGGCGACGTCATCCTGGAAATCGAGGGCGAGTCGACCCAGGACATCACCCTCATGGAGGCGGTCAAGAAAATCCGGGGCAAGAAGGGCAGCGAGATCCAGTTGACCATCCTGCACGAGGATTCCCGCACGCCCCAGAAAGTGACCATTGTCCGCGACACCATCCCCATCATCAGCGTCAAGAGCGAGATCCTCGATCCCGGTGTGGCCTACTTGCGCCTGACCCGTTTCAACGAAAACACCACCGAGGAACTCAAGAAGGCCATCGACGACGTCAGCGGCCGGGAAAGCGGCCTGGAAGGCATCGTCCTGGACCTGCGCAACAACCCCGGCGGTTTGCTCAGCCAGTCCGTCAACGTCTCCGACCTCTTCCTGCAGGAAGGGCTCGTGACCTACATCCAGGGCAAGGATCCCAAGAACCGCAAGGAATACTCCGCCACCAAGGACTCCGGCGATATTAAAGCGCCGGTGGTCGTCCTCATCAACGCGGGCTCCGCCTCCGCCTCGGAGATCGTGGCCGGAGCGCTGCAGGACCACAAGCGGGCCCTCATCCTGGGCGAGCGCAGCTTCGGCAAGGGCTCCGTGCAGACGGTCATCCCCCTGCCAGACGGTTCCGGCATCAAGCTGACCACCGCGCTGTACTACACCCCCTCCGGCCGCTCCATTCAGGCCGAGGGCATCGAGCCGGACATCGTCGTGCCCTTTGAAAAGCGCGACGAGGACCAGGAGTCCAAGGACAACGGCTTCGTGGTTCGCGAGGAGGGCCTCAGCCGCCACCTGGAAAACGGCGAGGCGGAGAAGGACGAGTCCTTCGAGCGGTCCGAGCGCGCCATGGAACTCCTGGCCAAGGACAACCAGCTCCGCCTGGCCCTGCAGATGGTCAAGAAATTGCCCACCATCAAGCAGATCCACTAG
- a CDS encoding murein hydrolase activator EnvC family protein: MKPCPAAIASLLLLPLLLLAAWPSPAAAESTAVKRLQESIREQKKEAQSAKQAIDRLSDKERELFTNLAELEDKVIRLEDEVWEAEAKLEEVQGTQREILARSDKLETRSRAVARDLGGLLASLWPIHLDNRVSKLRGLSTWEKADRRFTWLSALYREGGRALAELARVSSELAASLAEQDRLENEISRQMEQLREKKDQALEAKLRLVHSIQKIRAEKISREEELDRVLATVESLRYKLKTLTTKKISKLKGSLPWPADGPVVAKFAPGAEPPVRGLGLSLSSGDRVRAVSWGKVVHNDVLRGFGQVVIVYHGEKYYTLYAFLSQSFVRMGQEVEKDEPLGAAGYYPAAEGPGLYFELRFRQNALNPVSWLRPNR; the protein is encoded by the coding sequence GTGAAGCCCTGTCCCGCCGCCATAGCCAGCCTGCTGCTTCTTCCGCTCCTTCTTCTCGCGGCGTGGCCTTCTCCGGCCGCGGCGGAATCCACCGCGGTCAAACGGCTGCAGGAATCCATCCGCGAACAAAAGAAGGAGGCGCAAAGCGCCAAACAAGCCATCGACCGGCTCAGCGACAAGGAACGCGAGTTGTTCACCAACTTGGCCGAGTTGGAGGACAAGGTCATCCGGCTGGAGGACGAGGTCTGGGAGGCAGAGGCCAAGCTGGAGGAAGTACAAGGCACCCAGCGGGAGATCCTGGCCCGTTCCGACAAGCTGGAAACGCGGAGCAGGGCCGTGGCGCGGGACCTCGGCGGCCTGCTGGCCTCCTTGTGGCCCATCCATCTGGACAACCGCGTCAGCAAGCTGCGCGGCCTCTCCACCTGGGAGAAGGCCGACCGCCGCTTCACCTGGCTGTCCGCTCTCTACCGCGAGGGGGGAAGGGCTTTGGCTGAACTGGCCAGGGTGAGTTCCGAATTGGCCGCCAGCCTGGCCGAGCAGGACCGGCTGGAAAACGAAATCAGCCGCCAAATGGAACAGTTGCGGGAGAAAAAAGACCAGGCCCTGGAAGCCAAGCTGCGGCTGGTTCACTCCATCCAGAAAATCCGTGCCGAAAAGATCAGCCGGGAGGAGGAGCTGGACCGTGTTCTGGCCACGGTGGAGTCGCTGCGATACAAACTCAAGACGTTGACCACCAAAAAAATATCCAAGCTCAAGGGCAGCCTGCCCTGGCCAGCGGACGGCCCGGTAGTGGCGAAGTTCGCACCCGGCGCCGAGCCCCCCGTGCGGGGCCTTGGGCTTTCCCTGTCATCCGGTGACAGGGTGCGGGCCGTTTCCTGGGGCAAGGTGGTCCACAACGACGTCTTGCGCGGGTTCGGTCAGGTGGTTATCGTCTACCACGGCGAGAAATACTACACGCTCTACGCCTTCCTTTCCCAAAGCTTCGTCAGAATGGGCCAGGAAGTGGAGAAGGACGAACCCCTTGGAGCGGCCGGCTACTATCCGGCCGCGGAAGGGCCCGGCCTTTACTTTGAGTTGCGATTCCGACAAAACGCCCTCAATCCCGTCAGCTGGTTGCGACCCAACCGCTGA
- a CDS encoding endonuclease III domain-containing protein, protein MKLNPLLEMHRTLLNALGPSRWWPADSPFEVAVGAILGQNTAWRNASRAVEALKEDGPLVPRRLLDLHAEDLAERIRPAGYYRLKATRLGNLLAKFEELADQPEHLERDDLAFLEAMETPDLREALLSVKGVGPETADSILLYALHRPVFVVDAYTHRILSRHGLAPEESDYHQLQEQFHDSLPEDVPLYNEFHALIVRLGADRCRRTNPRCQGCPLEDMAA, encoded by the coding sequence ATGAAGCTCAATCCATTGCTGGAAATGCACCGCACCCTGCTGAACGCGCTGGGCCCCAGCCGCTGGTGGCCCGCGGACAGCCCCTTCGAGGTAGCCGTGGGCGCGATTCTGGGGCAAAACACGGCCTGGCGGAACGCCTCCAGGGCGGTGGAAGCCCTCAAGGAAGACGGTCCCCTGGTGCCCCGCCGCTTGCTGGACCTGCACGCCGAAGATCTGGCCGAACGCATCCGCCCTGCTGGATACTACCGACTCAAGGCCACCCGCCTGGGCAACCTGCTGGCAAAATTCGAAGAGTTGGCGGACCAGCCTGAACACCTGGAGCGCGACGACCTGGCTTTTCTGGAGGCCATGGAGACCCCCGACCTCCGCGAGGCGCTGCTCTCGGTCAAGGGCGTGGGGCCGGAAACGGCCGACTCCATCCTGCTCTATGCCCTGCACCGGCCGGTTTTCGTGGTGGACGCCTACACCCACCGCATCCTGAGCAGGCACGGGCTGGCCCCGGAGGAGTCCGACTACCACCAGCTTCAGGAACAGTTTCACGACTCCCTGCCCGAGGACGTTCCTCTCTACAACGAATTCCACGCCCTGATCGTGCGGCTTGGGGCGGACCGCTGCCGCCGCACCAATCCACGCTGCCAGGGCTGCCCCCTGGAGGACATGGCCGCGTGA
- a CDS encoding STT3 domain-containing protein: MRLENDAARAWWRWALALGLAFLGAALLRVYQAPMWLDMPSLMAGGEPIMYTHDAYGWLAGAKFENTYFNEPLSVFVRWLHQAGGFGLGWLGYWLPAIMAPLVALPVCWLAGRWNKLEFGPAAGILAATIPGFYIRSSLGELDTDLFSLLTVTVTAAGAILLVEPTCNRGWRLERGAEPRPLTDVERGRQYAWAFALGIWSAFGGILYGNSPLLCLPLFGAAAGLGVLLGRPGTRLSNGAAVVLAALPMVAGWWTLILPLAGLAALRFRPSLFRKPVPDAILLVAGAVLLLFGSDVGWEIINKVLYWLKPVSETAGGGGGVPGLNLPSVLQSIREAQTLSWTRLLTTVAGGAVVFPFLLAGYVRLVIARPMALVFLPLLLLGLAGKTLGIRFTMFAGPAMGLGVVGLGMLADRLPAPGRWLKPGAVVAMTALALVPLARFVDARPASPVLSRPYAETLLDLRSKADERGWLWLWWDYGYAAQHYAERYTVADGARHTEKWLYPLAKVHASDSPAQAANLMRFVASDMVAQAKGQEAPEVNPDLAYMRVNPMKSLREMGGPAAKEFLAGLEDEPVSAGGNVPGQYLVFSWDNIRIAEWIGRFGKWDVADGSTGKPNVTFVPGRFRINPRGVLESQLGSIPLSSVDILSAEGNRSKDWPRLGGVHLVVNEATSEAFIMDSRAYRMNMMRMLFKSPARFSDNFELVAETPPHTRVYRVKRSPGQ; encoded by the coding sequence ATGCGACTCGAAAACGACGCGGCCCGCGCCTGGTGGCGCTGGGCCCTGGCGCTTGGCCTGGCATTCCTGGGCGCGGCATTGTTGCGCGTGTACCAGGCCCCCATGTGGTTGGACATGCCGTCCCTCATGGCTGGCGGCGAGCCCATTATGTACACGCACGACGCCTACGGCTGGCTGGCCGGGGCCAAGTTCGAGAATACGTATTTCAACGAACCCCTGTCGGTATTCGTGCGCTGGTTGCACCAGGCCGGTGGCTTCGGGCTGGGCTGGCTCGGCTACTGGCTTCCGGCAATCATGGCCCCGCTGGTGGCCCTGCCGGTCTGCTGGCTGGCCGGGCGCTGGAACAAGCTGGAGTTCGGGCCGGCCGCGGGCATTCTGGCGGCCACCATCCCCGGCTTCTACATCCGCTCCTCCCTCGGGGAACTGGACACGGACCTCTTTTCCCTGCTGACGGTGACGGTGACGGCGGCCGGTGCGATTTTGCTGGTTGAGCCCACCTGCAACCGGGGCTGGAGGCTGGAGCGGGGGGCGGAACCGCGTCCTCTCACCGACGTCGAGCGCGGACGGCAGTACGCCTGGGCCTTCGCCCTGGGAATCTGGTCGGCTTTCGGCGGTATTCTGTACGGCAACTCCCCGCTGCTCTGCCTGCCCCTGTTCGGAGCGGCCGCCGGGCTGGGGGTGCTGCTGGGCCGTCCCGGCACGCGCCTGAGCAACGGGGCGGCGGTGGTCTTGGCGGCCCTGCCCATGGTGGCGGGCTGGTGGACCCTGATTCTGCCGCTGGCGGGACTGGCCGCGCTCCGCTTCCGGCCGTCCCTGTTTCGCAAACCCGTGCCGGACGCTATCCTGCTCGTGGCCGGAGCCGTTCTTTTGTTGTTCGGATCCGATGTGGGCTGGGAGATCATCAACAAGGTCCTCTACTGGCTGAAGCCGGTTTCGGAAACCGCGGGCGGCGGTGGGGGAGTGCCGGGCCTTAATCTGCCGTCCGTGCTGCAGTCCATCCGCGAGGCCCAGACCTTGTCCTGGACAAGGTTGCTGACCACCGTGGCCGGCGGGGCGGTGGTCTTTCCCTTCCTGCTGGCTGGGTATGTCCGCCTGGTGATCGCCCGGCCAATGGCGTTGGTTTTTCTGCCGCTCCTGCTGCTCGGCCTGGCGGGTAAGACCCTGGGCATCCGTTTCACCATGTTCGCCGGTCCCGCCATGGGGCTCGGCGTGGTGGGGCTGGGGATGCTGGCGGATCGGCTACCCGCTCCGGGGCGGTGGCTCAAACCGGGAGCGGTGGTCGCGATGACGGCCCTGGCGCTTGTGCCGCTGGCGCGTTTCGTGGACGCCCGTCCCGCGTCACCGGTGCTTTCGAGGCCCTACGCCGAGACGCTGCTCGACCTGCGGAGCAAGGCGGACGAACGGGGCTGGCTGTGGCTGTGGTGGGACTACGGCTACGCCGCCCAGCACTACGCCGAGCGCTACACAGTTGCCGACGGCGCGCGGCACACCGAGAAATGGCTGTATCCTCTGGCCAAGGTGCATGCCTCCGATTCACCCGCCCAGGCGGCCAACCTCATGCGGTTCGTCGCCTCGGACATGGTCGCCCAGGCCAAGGGGCAGGAAGCGCCCGAGGTAAACCCTGACCTGGCCTACATGCGGGTCAATCCCATGAAGTCCCTGCGCGAGATGGGCGGCCCGGCGGCCAAGGAGTTTCTCGCGGGACTGGAGGACGAGCCGGTTTCCGCGGGCGGCAACGTCCCCGGTCAGTACCTGGTGTTCTCCTGGGACAACATCCGCATCGCCGAGTGGATAGGCAGGTTCGGCAAATGGGACGTTGCCGACGGCTCCACCGGAAAACCCAACGTGACCTTCGTGCCCGGTCGATTCCGCATCAATCCCCGGGGGGTGCTGGAGAGCCAGCTCGGCAGCATCCCACTTTCCAGTGTGGACATCCTGAGTGCGGAGGGCAATCGGTCCAAGGACTGGCCGCGCCTCGGCGGGGTGCATCTGGTGGTCAACGAGGCCACCAGCGAGGCCTTCATCATGGACAGCCGGGCTTACCGCATGAACATGATGCGGATGCTCTTCAAGAGCCCCGCCCGCTTCAGTGACAATTTCGAGTTGGTGGCCGAGACGCCGCCCCACACGAGGGTCTACCGGGTCAAGCGTTCGCCCGGTCAATGA
- a CDS encoding 50S ribosomal protein L11 methyltransferase has translation MIRLDMRLDSQRADEASAVLAERAPQGWQEAEEQDGTTVFTIHLDAHPLADELASELSRVLPGAEIVRQEVEEEDWSMAWRDFFTPIAAGDVFEILPPWLQDERDPGRETIVIEPKMAFGTGHHPTTALCLQAIGDLLLAGRLRDAGGFLDLGCGSGILAIGLAKAGLSGTGVDIDPQAVACARENLERNRVADRVELACGSIDALSPDASFDVIAANILSEPLIAMASPITQRLSPGGVLLLSGLLIEQAEQVESAYTALGLPPADRLEQGEWAALVIDRANA, from the coding sequence ATGATCCGTTTGGATATGCGTCTTGACTCCCAGCGGGCGGACGAAGCCTCTGCCGTTCTCGCCGAGCGCGCGCCGCAGGGCTGGCAGGAGGCCGAGGAACAGGACGGCACCACCGTCTTCACCATCCATCTCGACGCCCACCCCCTGGCCGATGAACTGGCCTCGGAGCTGAGCCGGGTCCTGCCCGGCGCGGAGATCGTGCGGCAGGAGGTGGAGGAAGAGGACTGGTCCATGGCCTGGCGGGACTTTTTCACGCCCATCGCGGCCGGAGACGTTTTCGAGATTCTTCCGCCCTGGTTGCAGGACGAGCGCGATCCGGGCCGGGAAACCATCGTCATCGAGCCCAAGATGGCCTTCGGCACGGGGCACCACCCCACCACGGCGCTTTGCTTACAGGCCATCGGCGACCTGTTGCTTGCGGGAAGGCTGCGCGACGCCGGGGGATTCCTGGATCTGGGCTGCGGCTCGGGCATCCTGGCCATCGGCTTGGCCAAGGCGGGACTTTCCGGCACCGGAGTGGACATCGACCCACAAGCCGTGGCCTGCGCCCGGGAGAACCTGGAGCGCAACCGGGTGGCGGACAGGGTGGAACTGGCCTGCGGCTCCATAGACGCCCTCTCTCCGGACGCCTCCTTCGACGTCATCGCGGCCAATATTCTCTCCGAGCCGCTCATCGCCATGGCCTCGCCCATCACCCAGCGGCTCTCGCCGGGCGGCGTGCTGCTGCTCTCCGGCCTGCTCATCGAGCAGGCCGAGCAGGTGGAGAGCGCCTACACGGCCCTTGGGCTGCCGCCAGCCGACCGTCTGGAGCAGGGGGAGTGGGCCGCCCTGGTCATTGACCGGGCGAACGCTTGA